The Lepisosteus oculatus isolate fLepOcu1 chromosome 4, fLepOcu1.hap2, whole genome shotgun sequence genome window below encodes:
- the LOC102695655 gene encoding tolloid-like protein 2, with amino-acid sequence MCCCGPSVKTLWTLTFVEIVLVVIARWSVALDYDYTTAPASTFDYLMDSENPDDISYKDPCKAVAFWGDIALDEEDMKLFRVDEASLSAKLSAGTRGHTSGGVGEQSSLSSQNSTTPANHKSRKVKKDPKRRYIQGSRQKKRNPKSRASGADEAVSRVRRAATSRQERIWPGGVIPYVIGGNFTGSQRAIFKQAMRHWEKFTCVTFIERTDEESFIVFTYRPCGCCSYVGRRGGGPQAISIGKNCDKFGIVVHELGHVVGFWHEHTRPDRDHHVSIIRENIQPGQEYNFLKMEPGEVNSLGETYDYDSIMHYARNTFSRGVFLDTILPRRDDNGVRPPIGQRVRLSKGDIAQARKLYKCPACGETLQDSSGNFSAPGFPNGYPSYSHCVWRVSVTPGEKIILNFTTIDLFKSRLCWYDYVEVRDGYWRKAPSLGRFCGDKVPEPIISTDSKLWIEFRSGSNILGKGFFAVYEAICGGEINKDAGQIQSPNYPDDYRPSKECVWKVTVTEGYHVGLAFQAFEIERHDSCAYDYLEVRDGASEDSPLIGHYCGHEKPDDIKSTSNRLWIKFVSDSSINKAGFAANFFKEVDECSRPDNGGCEQRCVNTLGSYKCACDPGYELAPDKRSCEAACGGFLTKLNGTITSPGWPKEYPTNKNCVWQVVAPSQYRISLQFEVFELEGNDVCKYDYVEVRSGLSSDSRLHGKFCGLEKPEVITSQFNNMRVEFKSDNTVSKKGFKAHFFSDKDECSKDNGGCQQNCTNTFGSYQCQCRDGFVLHENGHDCKEAGCEYKITSVEGVIRSPNWPEKYPSRKECKWEISSTAGHRVKIVFNEFEIEQHQECAYDHLELYDGPNSKSPILGRFCGSKKPEPVISTSNKMFLRFYSDASVQRKGFNAKHSTECGGRLKAEIRTNDLYSHAQFGDNNYPSQADCDWVIMAEDGYGVELIFQTFEIEEESDCGYDYMEIYDGYDSTAPRLGRFCGSGPPEEIYSAGDSIMIRFHSDDTINKKGFHARYTSTKFQDALHM; translated from the exons gtGGAGTTGGGGAGCAAAGCAGTCTTTCTAGCCAGAATTCCACTACACCTGCAAACCATAAAAGCAGAAAAGTTAAAAAGG ACCCAAAGCGGAGATACATTCAAGGCAGCAGACAAAAGAAGAGAAATCCAAAAAGCAGAGCTTCAGGAGCTGATGAGGCAGTGAGCAGGGTGCGCAGGGCAGCTACATCTCGCCAGGAGAGGATATGGCCTGGTGGTGTGATTCCCTATGTGATAGGAGGAAACTTCACCG GTTCTCAAAGAGCTATTTTTAAGCAGGCCATGAGACACTGGGAGAAATTCACCTGTGTCACCTTTATTGAAAGGACAGATGAAGAGAGTTTTATCGTCTTCACCTATAGGCCTTGTGG GTGCTGTTCTTATGTGGGCAGGCGTGGTGGAGGACCCCAAGCCATTTCCATTGGCAAGAACTGTGATAAGTTTGGCATTGTTGTCCATGAACTTGGTCATGTTGTGGGCTTCTGGCATGAACACACACGTCCGGACAGGGACCACCACGTCTCTATTATCAGGGAAAACATCCAGCCAG GACAGGAGTACAATTTCCTGAAGATGGAACCTGGCGAAGTGAATTCTCTGGGAGAGACCTATGACTATGACAGTATAATGCACTATGCCCGGAACACCTTCTCAAG GGGTGTGTTCCTGGATACCATCCTCCCACGCAGAGATGATAATGGTGTGAGACCTCCTATTGGGCAGAGGGTTCGCCTCAGCAAGGGCGACATTGCACAGGCACGCAAACTCTACAAGTGCCCAG CTTGTGGAGAAACTCTGCAAGATTCATCAGGCAATTTCTCAGCACCAGGATTTCCAAATGGCTACCCCTCATATTCCCATTGTGTTTGGAGGGTGTCAGTGACTCCTGGGGAAAAG ATTATTCTCAATTTCACAACCATAGATCTGTTCAAGAGCCGTCTGTGCTGGTACGATTACGTGGAAGTGCGTGATGGCTACTGGAGAAAGGCTCCTTCTTTGG GCAGGTTCTGTGGAGACAAAGTTCCTGAACCAATCATTTCTACTGACAGCAAGCTCTGGATTGAGTTTCGCAGTGGCAGCAACATCCTTGGTAAAGGATTCTTTGCTGTATATGAAG ctatCTGCGGAGGGGAAATTAACAAGGATGCGGGACAAATTCAGTCGCCGAACTACCCAGACGACTACCGCCCCTCAAAAGAGTGCGTCTGGAAAGTCACAGTGACCGAGGGCTATCACGTGGGGCTTGCCTTTCAAGCCTTTGAG ATTGAAAGGCATGACAGCTGTGCTTACGACTACCTGGAAGTCCGCGATGGAGCTTCTGAAGACAGTCCTTTGATTGGGCACTACTGTGGCCATGAAAAACCAGACGATATAAAATCCACGTCTAACAGGCTGTGGATAAAGTTTGTTTCAGACAGCTCCATCAACAAAGCAGGATTTGCTGCCAACTTTTTCAAAG AGGTTGACGAATGCTCCAGGCCTGATAACGGGGGCTGTGAGCAGCGCTGTGTGAACACACTCGGTAGCTACAAGTGTGCTTGTGACCCCGGGTACGAATTGGCACCAGACAAGAGGAGTTGTGAGG CTGCATGTGGTGGCTTTCTTACCAAGTTGAATGGCACCATCACCAGTCCTGGCTGGCCGAAGGAATACCCCACCAATAAGAACTGTGTGTGGCAAGTGGTGGCTCCTTCCCAGTACAGGATCTCTCTACAGTTTGAGGTTTTCGAACTGGAGGGCAATGAC GTTTGTAAATATGATTACGTAGAAGTGCGCAGTGGACTTTCCTCCGATTCCAGGCTGCATGGAAAATTCTGTGGTTTGGAAAAGCCTGAAGTCATTACATCTCAGTTTAACAACATGAGAGTGGAGTTCAAGTCAGATAATACTGTCTCCAAAAAAGGGTTCAAGGCCCATTTTTTCTCTG ATAAGGACGAATGCTCCAAGGACAATGGTGGCTGTCAGCAGAACTGTACCAACACATTTGGGAGCTACCAGTGTCAGTGTCGAGATGGGTTTGTTCTACATGAAAATGGTCACGACTGCAAAGAAG CGGGCTGTGAGTACAAGATAACCAGTGTGGAAGGAGTGATCCGCAGCCCCAACTGGCCTGAAAAGTACCCTAGCCGCAAAGAGTGCAAGTGGGAGATTTCCTCTACAGCTGGTCACCGTGTTAAGATT GTGTTCAATGAATTTGAAATAGAGCAGCATCAGGAATGTGCCTACGACCACCTCGAGCTGTATGATGGCCCCAACAGCAAGTCACCAATACTTGGCCGCTTCTGTGGCAGCAAAAAGCCAGAGCCAGTCATATCCACCTCTAACAAGATGTTCCTGCGCTTTTACTCTGATGCCTCTGTTCAAAGGAAAGGATTTAATGCAAAGCACAGCACAG AATGCGGTGGCCGCTTGAAAGCAGAGATCCGAACAAATGATCTCTACTCTCATGCCCAGTTTGGGGACAACAATTATCCAAGCCAAGCTGACTGTGATTGGGTGATCATGGCTGAAGATGGGTATGGAGTAGAGCTTATCTTCCAGACATTTGAGATTGAGGAAGAGTCAGACTGTGGCTATGATTATATGGAGATCTACGATGGTTATGACAGTACAGCACCAAGGCTCGGCAGATTCTGTGGCTCAGGT ccTCCAGAAGAAATCTACTCAGCAGGAGATTCCATAATGATTCGCTTTCATTCGGATGACACCATTAACAAAAAAGGATTCCATGCTCGATACACCAGCACCAAATTTCAGGATGCACTGCACATGTGA